TGGGCAGAAGGTAACCATTTGGAGCCTTGCCAGCGGTGGGGGCATCAGTATCTGGAGGCTACTGCTCGGGTGCTACTAGCTGCGAGCAAAGATGCTGAAGCATAATTCTCCGAATGCTTATTTAAAGGCTTAAAGCGTTTCAATGATTTCAGTAATAATTTGCTCGAGGGGCCCCGAACACAGAAAAGCAGTTACCGAGAGTATTGCATCAACAATAGGCGTGCCCTACGAGGTCGTCATTGTTGACAACAGTAGCAGTCAATACGGCATTTGCGCGGCATATAATGAGGGAGCAGCCCGGAGCAAATACGAGTTGTTGTGCTTCGCGCACGAAGATCTAGTATTTGATACTCTCGATTGGGGACATGTTGTGGCGCGGGTGCTGCGCGACGACTCGATTGGGGCCCTGGGCATTGCTGGGGGCAAGTGGTTGGCTAAAGTGCCCAGCAGTTGGTGGGGCTGCGGCCACAAATACCTAAGCATTAATTTGCATGACCGGGATAAGGTAGGTAGCTATGAAAAAAATACCTATTCTAATCCTGAGAGTAAATCTCTGGTGGACGTAGCCGCCGTGGACGGCTTGTGGATATGCACGCGGAAGGACGTTTGGCAAAAGCATCCTTTCGATGCGGAAACGTTTCCCGATTTTCATTTTTACGACGTGGATTTTTGTGCCAACGTGTATCCTAACTACCGGGTATGCGTCACATTTGAAGTGAATATTACGCACTTCTCGCAGGGGAATTTCAACAATTCTTGGTTCGTCAACGCCGACCGGTTCTACTGTAAATACGCTAAGTATTTGCCGCTCGGTGTGCCTACTATCAGCGCTGCCGAAGTGCGAACTCAGCGGTACGAAGTA
This genomic stretch from Hymenobacter sp. PAMC 26628 harbors:
- a CDS encoding glycosyltransferase — its product is MISVIICSRGPEHRKAVTESIASTIGVPYEVVIVDNSSSQYGICAAYNEGAARSKYELLCFAHEDLVFDTLDWGHVVARVLRDDSIGALGIAGGKWLAKVPSSWWGCGHKYLSINLHDRDKVGSYEKNTYSNPESKSLVDVAAVDGLWICTRKDVWQKHPFDAETFPDFHFYDVDFCANVYPNYRVCVTFEVNITHFSQGNFNNSWFVNADRFYCKYAKYLPLGVPTISAAEVRTQRYEVCKSFLLEIIKRKQPARLGYKYLAACIQIDPFNRHTLWLARHYAGFALRASVAR